A stretch of the Verrucomicrobiales bacterium genome encodes the following:
- a CDS encoding PilZ domain-containing protein: protein MSASKLDTSLTFGPFLVQSGGQRLTLPARAVRVHKNGIEFRSPSSFAPWTEMTLELEAPSDTRRIQATGVVVACSGDRHSGYQVSLVFTHLSAQSRARLDILASSYSM from the coding sequence ATGAGCGCCAGCAAACTCGACACCTCGCTCACCTTCGGACCTTTTTTGGTCCAATCCGGAGGTCAGCGCCTCACCCTCCCTGCCCGGGCGGTCCGTGTCCATAAGAACGGAATCGAATTTAGGAGCCCCAGTTCTTTCGCTCCCTGGACGGAAATGACCCTCGAACTTGAGGCTCCGTCAGATACCCGCCGCATTCAGGCCACTGGAGTTGTGGTTGCCTGCAGCGGTGATCGGCACAGCGGCTATCAGGTCTCGCTTGTCTTCACGCATCTCTCCGCCCAGTCTAGAGCACGGCTGGACATTTTGGCGTCCAGTTACTCGATGTAG
- a CDS encoding PilT/PilU family type 4a pilus ATPase encodes MEIFNRILKAAVDGGASDIHLKIETPVIFRINRQLISVECPYPTNEWMENVVNTIVPKHGRHRLETEREVDFSYFLPGVGRFRTNVFQQRGTWCLAMRFVKTQVPTFEELGLLPSVKTIAESPRGIVLVAGSTGSGKSTTLAAMIEHINAHGRKHIVTLEDPIEYVFEDNQSVIEQREVGLDTLSFQHALKHVLRQDPDVIMVGEMRDATSFQAAMSAADTGHLVLSTLHTTNASLSVTRILDFFKAEEREQVRRQLAGTLQAVICQRMVPTLAGGMTPAQEILINTPTVRKLIEENRLDKLPAAIETATDDGMINFNQALFELVKQGKISEKDALAKATNAQALEMNFQGIFLSEGKRILG; translated from the coding sequence ATGGAAATTTTTAATCGGATCCTGAAAGCCGCCGTTGACGGCGGAGCCTCTGACATTCATCTCAAGATCGAGACCCCGGTCATCTTCCGAATTAACCGGCAGTTGATTTCAGTCGAGTGTCCCTATCCGACCAACGAGTGGATGGAGAACGTGGTTAATACCATCGTGCCCAAGCATGGGCGACATCGGTTGGAGACGGAGCGCGAGGTCGACTTTTCCTACTTTCTGCCTGGAGTGGGACGGTTCCGAACCAATGTGTTTCAGCAGCGTGGGACCTGGTGTTTAGCGATGCGGTTTGTAAAGACGCAGGTGCCCACGTTTGAAGAGTTGGGTTTGTTGCCGTCGGTCAAGACGATCGCGGAGTCGCCTCGGGGCATCGTGCTGGTGGCGGGTTCCACGGGCTCTGGCAAGTCGACGACCCTGGCGGCCATGATCGAGCACATCAATGCCCATGGCCGGAAACACATTGTCACGTTGGAGGATCCGATTGAATATGTCTTTGAGGACAATCAGTCGGTCATCGAGCAGCGGGAAGTCGGTTTGGATACGTTGTCTTTTCAGCACGCCTTGAAGCACGTTTTGCGTCAGGACCCCGATGTGATTATGGTGGGTGAGATGCGGGATGCGACCAGCTTTCAGGCGGCCATGAGTGCCGCTGACACCGGGCATCTAGTACTTTCGACCCTCCACACCACCAACGCCTCCCTGTCGGTGACGCGTATCCTCGATTTCTTCAAGGCGGAGGAACGGGAGCAGGTGCGACGGCAGTTGGCGGGCACGCTGCAGGCCGTGATCTGTCAGCGCATGGTCCCGACCCTGGCTGGCGGGATGACTCCAGCGCAGGAGATTCTCATCAACACGCCGACGGTGCGGAAGCTCATTGAGGAAAACCGGCTGGACAAACTGCCCGCCGCCATCGAGACCGCGACCGACGATGGGATGATCAACTTCAACCAAGCTTTGTTTGAGCTGGTGAAGCAGGGGAAGATTTCTGAGAAAGACGCCTTGGCGAAGGCGACGAATGCGCAGGCGCTGGAGATGAATTTCCAGGGCATCTTCCTCAGCGAAGGCAAACGCATCCTGGGCTAG